In a genomic window of Dyadobacter fermentans DSM 18053:
- a CDS encoding DUF3078 domain-containing protein — protein sequence MCTRRIIPGFIFFVIFSVSTVFAQNKVDLTNAINAARLKTAKDTAWKKIEFGANLNQGSFSSNWTGGGVNSVALGVFFNALNEKKKGKDSWRNDFQSQYGIVRNKGQQSRKSVDRIFFDTKYNRELSEKWSLFANLNFLSQFAAGYEYNTNPDSINYKKKVSGLFSPAYVTEAIGIEYRPAPYFFIDFAPGALRQTIVIDRDLYVNTPDQKNYGVPIGKRVRTEAALIQLVANFDKDLAKDINLKFRYLMFSSFRHPLEIDNRLDAQLTAKINKYVNVNLGAIVVYDKDQSTRIQFAQSLNIGFLFSF from the coding sequence ATGTGTACAAGGAGGATCATTCCGGGCTTCATTTTTTTTGTTATATTCTCAGTTTCAACAGTATTTGCCCAAAATAAAGTCGACCTTACCAACGCCATCAATGCGGCCCGGCTTAAAACGGCCAAAGACACGGCGTGGAAGAAAATCGAGTTTGGCGCTAACCTCAACCAGGGCTCGTTCAGTTCCAACTGGACGGGCGGCGGGGTGAACTCGGTGGCACTGGGCGTGTTTTTTAACGCGTTGAACGAGAAAAAGAAAGGGAAGGATTCGTGGCGGAACGACTTCCAGTCGCAGTACGGGATCGTGCGGAACAAGGGGCAGCAGAGCCGCAAGAGCGTCGACCGCATTTTTTTCGACACCAAATATAACCGCGAGCTTTCCGAGAAATGGAGCCTTTTTGCCAACCTGAATTTCCTGTCGCAGTTTGCGGCGGGGTATGAATACAATACCAACCCCGACTCCATTAATTACAAGAAAAAGGTTTCGGGGCTGTTTTCACCGGCCTACGTGACCGAAGCGATCGGTATCGAGTACCGCCCCGCTCCCTATTTCTTCATTGATTTTGCGCCGGGTGCATTGCGCCAGACGATCGTGATCGACCGCGATTTGTACGTCAACACGCCCGACCAGAAAAACTACGGCGTTCCCATCGGCAAGCGCGTACGTACGGAGGCGGCCCTCATCCAGCTCGTGGCGAATTTCGACAAGGATCTGGCCAAGGATATTAACCTGAAATTCAGGTATCTGATGTTTTCGAGCTTCCGGCACCCGCTGGAAATCGACAACCGCCTCGACGCGCAGCTGACCGCCAAGATCAACAAATACGTGAATGTGAACCTCGGGGCGATCGTCGTGTACGACAAGGATCAGAGTACCCGAATCCAGTTTGCACAGTCGCTCAACATCGGGTTCCTCTTTTCATTTTGA
- a CDS encoding ClpXP adapter SpxH family protein, whose amino-acid sequence MQNNPLHCDPETGVCELPSAQNQEYTGPIEAGKKPVRIIYFTDPICSTCWGIEPQLRKLKLEYGHLVDIEYRMGGLLPDWTYNSGGISKPSDVAPHWDEVSRYYQMPIVGDVWITDPLHSSYPPSIAFKAAQMQDETRAIAFLRRIREMVFIEKKNITRWEHLAEAAENAGLNAETLKQDCETRANDAFQADLQLAAQWGVRGFPTLFFVDGSGAHEKVYGFKPYQMFENAVAKMQSGAQKNWYSKNWQDLFNQFPTLTTKEFAELTGHTFEAADQQLHALQKEGFLKSFVTENGILWKYTSLSK is encoded by the coding sequence ATGCAAAACAACCCATTACACTGCGACCCGGAAACCGGCGTTTGCGAGCTGCCTTCGGCACAAAATCAGGAATATACCGGCCCGATAGAGGCTGGCAAAAAGCCGGTCCGGATCATCTACTTCACCGACCCGATCTGCTCCACCTGCTGGGGCATTGAGCCGCAGCTCCGAAAACTGAAACTGGAATACGGCCATCTCGTGGATATCGAGTACCGGATGGGCGGCCTGCTGCCCGACTGGACTTACAACAGCGGGGGCATCAGCAAACCTTCCGACGTGGCGCCGCATTGGGATGAAGTAAGCCGCTATTATCAGATGCCCATCGTGGGCGATGTGTGGATCACCGACCCGCTGCATTCCTCCTATCCGCCGTCCATCGCATTCAAAGCCGCGCAAATGCAGGACGAAACCAGGGCCATTGCATTCCTGCGGAGAATCAGGGAAATGGTTTTCATCGAAAAAAAGAACATTACCCGCTGGGAACATCTGGCCGAGGCTGCTGAAAACGCGGGGCTGAATGCGGAAACGCTGAAACAGGACTGCGAAACACGTGCAAACGACGCATTTCAGGCCGATTTGCAACTGGCCGCGCAATGGGGCGTCCGCGGTTTTCCGACCTTGTTTTTCGTGGACGGAAGCGGCGCACATGAAAAAGTTTACGGGTTCAAACCTTATCAAATGTTTGAAAACGCCGTTGCCAAAATGCAATCCGGCGCGCAAAAGAATTGGTACAGCAAAAACTGGCAGGACCTTTTCAACCAATTCCCGACCCTTACAACCAAGGAGTTTGCCGAACTTACCGGCCACACATTCGAAGCCGCCGATCAGCAGCTGCATGCATTGCAAAAGGAAGGTTTTCTCAAATCGTTTGTGACCGAGAATGGGATCCTTTGGAAATATACCAGCCTCTCAAAATGA
- a CDS encoding winged helix-turn-helix transcriptional regulator: protein MKKQASCNTTAQCKKRILAIRDTMEILSGKWKFHILGTLLLNDKMRFMDLLREVDGIAAKMLSKELHDMETNQLITRRVLDTKPVTVEYQLTEYGRSVEPIINAIASWGEEYRSAVVA, encoded by the coding sequence ATGAAGAAACAGGCGTCGTGCAACACCACCGCACAATGTAAAAAAAGGATTCTGGCGATCAGGGACACGATGGAAATCCTGTCGGGCAAATGGAAGTTCCATATCCTGGGCACACTGCTGCTCAACGATAAAATGCGCTTTATGGACTTGCTGCGGGAAGTGGACGGCATTGCCGCAAAAATGCTGTCGAAAGAACTGCACGACATGGAGACCAACCAGCTCATTACCCGGCGGGTGCTGGACACCAAGCCGGTGACGGTAGAGTACCAGCTCACCGAATATGGCCGCTCGGTAGAGCCGATCATCAATGCCATAGCGAGCTGGGGAGAAGAGTACCGCAGCGCCGTCGTTGCGTAA
- a CDS encoding glycosyl hydrolase family 95 catalytic domain-containing protein: protein MKDIKRCFLFQILSVCAGLLCMTTARAQPAAKHNLHFDKLAKVWDEALPLGNGTIGALIWEREGKLRLSLDRADIWDMRPMAGLHREEFSYKWVREQVRKKDYKPVQQYFDAPYDREPAPSKIPAGALEFSLPADLRVKKADVDLASATAVVEWANGMVLKTFVHATRPVGWFRFEGVAGDLAPEMIAPRYSGKVTPGGEVNSVVGDDLARLGYKQGTITRESGSITYRQEGWGGFQYEVSVRWKQPAKGVIEGVWSVSSHYPKAAELPAAADVTATALKSSYASVRESHIAWWTTFWNKSTIRVPDPLLEKQWYLEQYKFGSAARRGAPPISLQAVWTADNGRIPPWKGDYHHDLNTQLSYWPAYSGNHLEEALGYLDHLDENKANYLRYTRQYFGVEGLAVPGVTTLDGTEMGGWIQYSLSPTVSGWLAHHYYLQWRYSLDKVFLKDRAFPWFKQVCQFFENITFKNDQGERQLPISSSPEIRDNKLEAWFPQTTNYDLALIRFAFQAGTELAREMGDEAQAKHWQAVLSEFPGYAHSGQSELMFARTLPYNESHRHFSHLMAIHPLGLIKWEDGPEAQKTIRNTIALLDRVGPDLWCGYSYSWLANLKARAKDGEGARKALDIFARAFCLPNSFHANGDQTKSGLSKFTYRPFTLEGNFAFASGLQEMMLQSYAGFVEVMPALPDSWKDADFTDLRAEGAVLVSASRRGGKVVSVKLTAEKDGEIVLKSPFAGHRIANARGIDVVNGEKGFLKLKCKAGGTVTLAAK from the coding sequence ATGAAGGATATTAAGAGGTGTTTTCTATTCCAAATCCTGTCGGTATGCGCCGGGCTGTTGTGCATGACAACGGCCCGTGCCCAGCCGGCTGCGAAGCACAATCTTCATTTTGACAAGCTTGCCAAAGTCTGGGACGAAGCGCTGCCGCTCGGCAACGGGACCATCGGCGCGCTGATCTGGGAACGCGAGGGAAAGCTCCGCTTATCGCTCGACCGGGCCGATATCTGGGACATGCGCCCTATGGCCGGTCTCCACCGCGAGGAATTCAGCTATAAATGGGTCCGGGAGCAGGTGCGTAAAAAGGATTACAAGCCGGTCCAGCAGTATTTCGATGCGCCTTATGACCGGGAGCCGGCCCCGTCCAAAATCCCGGCGGGCGCGCTGGAATTCAGCCTGCCCGCAGACTTACGCGTGAAAAAGGCGGACGTGGACCTGGCCTCGGCGACGGCCGTTGTGGAATGGGCAAACGGCATGGTACTCAAAACTTTCGTGCACGCAACGAGGCCGGTAGGCTGGTTCCGGTTCGAGGGCGTGGCCGGTGACCTCGCGCCCGAAATGATCGCGCCGCGGTACAGCGGCAAAGTTACCCCGGGAGGTGAGGTGAATTCAGTCGTGGGCGACGATCTGGCGCGGCTGGGGTACAAGCAAGGGACGATAACCCGCGAATCGGGCAGCATTACTTACCGGCAGGAGGGTTGGGGAGGGTTCCAATACGAGGTATCGGTGCGCTGGAAACAGCCGGCAAAAGGCGTTATCGAAGGCGTATGGAGCGTATCGTCGCATTATCCCAAAGCGGCGGAGCTTCCCGCCGCAGCGGATGTGACGGCTACTGCATTGAAATCGTCGTATGCCTCTGTCCGGGAATCGCATATCGCCTGGTGGACGACTTTCTGGAACAAATCGACCATTCGTGTACCCGATCCGCTCCTCGAAAAGCAGTGGTATCTGGAACAATACAAATTCGGATCGGCTGCACGCCGTGGTGCGCCGCCGATCTCACTGCAAGCCGTGTGGACGGCCGACAATGGCCGCATTCCGCCCTGGAAAGGCGACTACCATCACGACCTGAACACCCAGCTTAGCTACTGGCCCGCATACAGCGGCAACCACCTCGAAGAAGCCCTGGGCTATCTCGACCATCTGGATGAAAACAAAGCGAATTACCTGCGCTACACCCGGCAGTACTTCGGCGTGGAAGGCCTGGCGGTGCCCGGCGTCACCACCCTCGACGGCACCGAAATGGGCGGCTGGATACAGTATTCCCTCTCGCCGACGGTGTCGGGCTGGCTGGCGCACCATTATTACCTGCAATGGCGGTACAGTCTGGACAAGGTGTTTTTGAAAGACAGGGCTTTCCCGTGGTTCAAACAAGTGTGTCAGTTTTTTGAAAATATTACCTTCAAAAATGACCAGGGCGAGCGGCAGCTGCCGATCAGTTCGAGCCCCGAGATCCGGGACAACAAGCTGGAAGCGTGGTTCCCCCAAACGACGAATTACGACCTGGCGCTCATCCGGTTCGCATTCCAGGCTGGCACCGAGCTCGCCCGCGAAATGGGCGACGAGGCCCAGGCGAAGCATTGGCAGGCTGTATTGTCCGAATTTCCGGGATATGCCCATTCCGGGCAGTCCGAGCTGATGTTTGCACGCACATTACCCTATAATGAGTCGCACCGGCATTTCTCGCACCTGATGGCCATCCATCCCCTTGGCCTGATTAAATGGGAAGACGGGCCGGAAGCGCAGAAGACCATTCGCAATACCATTGCCTTGCTCGACCGCGTAGGGCCGGATCTCTGGTGCGGTTACTCGTATTCGTGGCTGGCCAATCTCAAAGCCCGCGCCAAGGACGGCGAAGGCGCCCGCAAAGCGCTGGACATTTTCGCGAGGGCATTTTGCCTGCCTAACAGCTTCCATGCCAACGGCGACCAGACGAAATCGGGGCTGTCCAAATTCACTTACCGGCCATTTACGCTGGAAGGTAACTTCGCATTTGCGTCGGGTTTGCAGGAGATGATGCTGCAAAGCTACGCCGGGTTCGTCGAGGTCATGCCGGCATTGCCGGACAGCTGGAAGGACGCCGACTTCACCGATTTGCGTGCGGAAGGCGCGGTGCTCGTGAGTGCGTCCAGGCGTGGCGGCAAGGTGGTGTCGGTGAAGCTCACGGCGGAAAAGGATGGAGAAATTGTATTGAAAAGCCCATTTGCCGGGCACCGTATTGCAAATGCCAGGGGCATTGACGTGGTGAATGGAGAAAAAGGCTTCCTGAAATTGAAATGCAAGGCAGGCGGCACAGTTACATTGGCAGCAAAATGA
- a CDS encoding RagB/SusD family nutrient uptake outer membrane protein → MKTFLNRILLPAMLVATLTGCSDDFLDKNPPQEIAAGQFWTTEGDVQMGVAGCYARLKGTYVTWHRSYWDAAADNGWAQHYGDIRLMQSGTLDPANSGAPRSLYTSCYQGIASCNTFLQNFKKVTLSEAASRAYEAEVRFLRAMFYFELAQRWGGVVVYKEVPSDVEQLKIAKSSREEVYKFIEEDLAFAVANLPDDAYKSGHAMKTSAQALQARIALFQGKWDDVISLTSAIIASNKYSLAPDLESPFIKGKGQASSPEIIFSIKYIETRDGRQSNDGGQEVEFFRWGGLAPTKDLIDEYEAADLRLKKWYYFSPNKTTFEREDGFKFQTEFTATNYGLIKFAAVWDQSRFIPSERDILTGHDIVLFRLADIYLMNAEAQMEKAGGTTSEAKALSYVNAVRARAGVPAFASLTRAQLRKERRRELAFEGLRLFDIVRWRIGKDINDKLIHSNIRLRWDDKFYIWPFSQSEIDINKALVQNEGY, encoded by the coding sequence ATGAAAACGTTTCTAAACCGTATTCTTTTGCCGGCCATGCTCGTGGCCACGCTCACGGGTTGCAGTGATGATTTTCTGGATAAAAACCCGCCGCAGGAAATTGCGGCCGGGCAGTTCTGGACCACCGAGGGCGACGTGCAAATGGGCGTGGCGGGCTGCTATGCCCGGCTCAAAGGCACTTACGTTACCTGGCACCGCAGCTACTGGGATGCCGCCGCCGATAACGGCTGGGCCCAGCATTACGGCGACATCCGCCTCATGCAGTCGGGCACGCTCGATCCGGCCAACTCCGGCGCGCCGCGGTCGCTGTACACGTCCTGCTACCAGGGCATTGCGAGCTGCAACACATTTCTTCAGAACTTCAAAAAGGTAACGCTCTCCGAAGCGGCCTCTCGGGCGTACGAGGCCGAAGTCCGGTTCCTGCGGGCGATGTTCTATTTCGAGCTCGCGCAGCGCTGGGGCGGGGTAGTGGTTTACAAAGAGGTGCCGTCGGATGTGGAGCAGCTCAAAATCGCTAAATCTTCCAGGGAGGAAGTTTACAAGTTCATCGAAGAAGACCTTGCTTTTGCTGTGGCCAACCTGCCGGACGATGCCTACAAATCCGGCCACGCCATGAAAACCAGCGCCCAGGCGTTGCAGGCGCGCATTGCATTGTTTCAGGGTAAATGGGATGATGTCATTTCGCTGACTTCCGCCATTATTGCTTCCAATAAATATTCGCTCGCGCCCGACCTCGAATCGCCGTTTATCAAGGGCAAAGGCCAGGCTTCCAGCCCGGAGATCATTTTTTCCATTAAATACATCGAAACCCGGGATGGCAGGCAATCGAACGACGGCGGGCAGGAGGTTGAATTCTTCCGCTGGGGCGGCCTGGCGCCTACCAAGGACCTGATCGACGAGTACGAGGCCGCCGATCTCCGCCTGAAAAAGTGGTATTATTTTTCTCCCAACAAAACAACTTTCGAACGCGAGGACGGCTTCAAATTCCAGACTGAATTCACGGCTACCAACTACGGGCTGATCAAATTTGCGGCAGTCTGGGACCAGTCGCGGTTCATTCCCAGCGAGCGGGATATCCTCACCGGCCACGATATCGTGCTTTTCCGCCTGGCCGACATTTACCTGATGAACGCGGAGGCGCAGATGGAAAAGGCGGGCGGTACCACCTCCGAGGCCAAAGCGCTTTCCTACGTCAATGCGGTCCGCGCCCGTGCGGGTGTGCCTGCATTCGCATCGCTCACACGTGCGCAGCTGCGTAAGGAACGCAGGCGTGAGCTGGCATTCGAAGGGCTTCGGCTGTTCGATATTGTCCGCTGGCGGATTGGGAAGGATATCAATGACAAGCTGATCCACAGCAACATCCGGCTGAGATGGGACGACAAGTTTTATATTTGGCCGTTCTCGCAGAGTGAAATCGATATTAACAAAGCATTGGTACAAAATGAAGGATATTAA
- a CDS encoding TonB-dependent receptor, with product MIVITQLAMAGPSSGQNLLERRVTLNLNRTTLGSALQQLEKTAEIKFSYNSRMLPLKFTVSLNAQNEPLATVLDKLLLPNKISYKQVSNRIVLRSQPEVINAAEPAPEGPKYATVVDDRSLVGKVSGDNGEGLPGVNIVIKGSQRGAVTNADGSYSLLVPEGSQTVVFSSVGYISQEIVVATDRTALDVTLKVDEKALEEVVVVGYGTQKKVNLTGSVSTVNVDNMQSRQVSNSLAALQGQVTGLRISQGTGMPGRESVSLTLRGASSWGTNTSPLVLVDGVVGSLDVLPMSDIESISVLKDAASASIYGARAANGVILVTTKQGKKGKPTLTYNMSLRTQSPTGVPNQIWNSGQYMELFNKAVARNAVSAVPFPQALIDKYTDPNRNKDQFPDYNWADAVWKSAPMQEHNVGVNGGSDAFKYNISAGMIDQKGVLLGHRYKRFNGLANLSTTINKYITVGTNVSYMKGNSLSPYYENQNFVLMTMTQSPLVKPYLPDGSGRYTDKAVPTGVGGSQNNRNPFWIANETYRDYDDWQANVQGWLDVNFLQTEKMGLKWSSKYASRFAEQFRNIYHYGADAFYYLPENEYTAGGANVYQKGTPFGPEALGVNQGNFRTLLNTFYSSLNWNWNPGRHDIALMVGYSQEEQKYRWLGGTRNVFPVKNMYELDGMGPLNQTTTGGLTEWAFQSLFGRATYALASKYLLEANFRYDGTSRIYKDSRWGFFPSASAGWRISEEAFIRDGASWIDNLKLRASYGLLGNANIGEYRVGNTNLGEYPWQDTYVATTYAFNEALGQGVQQTAFRNRGLKWEKTTIADIGLDFNLKSDLIYGTIDWYNKVTTGILAGAIIPASAGMSAPVINYGTLRNYGLELELGHKGKFGQVEYGINGQVSVNRNKVIKFPAPAYSDRIIMEGLPYRDYYLYEYTGLFKSEEELKAVVTPGNPQLGDIKFKDQNNDGKIDGDDRIRVKGAYPGFIYSFGGNVRWKNFDLALFFQGVQGQKVRTFFFGEDPFSQGSSPHPKFLDAYDPVTNPDSEVPAIYGWGYAPMTGGTAQNSTYFLKDASYLRLKNVQIGYTIPTSVTKKVGINHLKVFVTGDNILTFTKYPDLDPERAGDGWHAQYPQLKVYSVGLNLRF from the coding sequence ATGATTGTCATCACCCAGCTGGCAATGGCCGGACCGTCGTCGGGCCAGAACCTGCTGGAAAGAAGGGTTACGCTCAATCTGAACCGCACTACGCTGGGCAGCGCGTTACAGCAGCTGGAAAAAACAGCCGAGATTAAATTTTCCTACAACTCGCGCATGCTGCCGCTGAAATTTACAGTGAGCCTCAATGCGCAGAACGAGCCGCTCGCAACCGTGCTCGACAAGCTGCTGCTGCCCAACAAGATCAGCTACAAGCAGGTAAGCAACCGCATTGTCCTCCGCAGCCAGCCCGAGGTGATCAATGCCGCCGAACCGGCACCCGAGGGCCCGAAGTACGCAACGGTGGTAGACGACCGCTCGCTGGTGGGGAAGGTGTCCGGCGATAACGGCGAAGGCTTGCCGGGCGTCAATATCGTGATCAAAGGCAGCCAGCGCGGGGCCGTCACCAATGCAGACGGTAGTTACAGCCTCCTCGTACCCGAGGGCAGCCAAACGGTCGTGTTTTCGTCGGTAGGGTATATTTCGCAGGAAATCGTCGTCGCGACCGACCGTACCGCGCTGGACGTGACCCTGAAAGTGGATGAAAAAGCCCTGGAAGAGGTGGTTGTGGTGGGCTATGGTACCCAAAAGAAAGTGAACCTTACCGGCTCGGTATCCACGGTGAATGTGGACAATATGCAAAGCCGCCAGGTGAGCAACAGCCTTGCCGCATTGCAGGGACAGGTGACGGGACTTCGCATCAGCCAGGGTACTGGTATGCCCGGCCGTGAAAGCGTGTCGCTCACCCTCCGCGGGGCCAGCTCATGGGGTACCAACACCAGTCCGCTGGTGCTGGTAGACGGTGTCGTAGGCTCGCTGGACGTGCTTCCGATGTCGGATATTGAAAGCATTTCAGTGCTGAAAGATGCGGCGTCCGCTTCCATTTACGGCGCGCGCGCTGCCAATGGCGTAATCCTCGTGACTACCAAGCAGGGCAAAAAGGGCAAGCCGACATTGACCTACAATATGTCGCTCCGCACGCAGTCACCCACCGGCGTGCCGAATCAGATCTGGAATTCGGGGCAATACATGGAGCTTTTCAACAAAGCGGTTGCCCGGAATGCCGTGAGCGCGGTGCCGTTCCCGCAGGCGCTGATCGACAAGTACACCGATCCCAACCGGAACAAGGACCAGTTTCCCGACTACAACTGGGCCGATGCCGTCTGGAAATCGGCACCAATGCAGGAGCACAATGTGGGCGTAAATGGTGGTTCCGATGCATTTAAATACAATATATCCGCCGGCATGATCGACCAGAAAGGGGTGCTGCTGGGGCACAGGTACAAGCGTTTCAATGGTTTGGCCAACCTTTCGACCACGATCAACAAATACATTACAGTGGGTACGAACGTGAGCTACATGAAAGGCAATTCGCTTTCGCCCTACTACGAAAATCAGAACTTCGTGCTCATGACGATGACCCAGTCGCCGCTCGTGAAGCCGTACCTGCCCGACGGAAGCGGCCGGTATACCGACAAGGCCGTGCCCACCGGCGTAGGCGGTTCGCAGAACAACCGCAACCCGTTCTGGATCGCTAACGAAACGTATAGGGATTACGACGACTGGCAGGCCAACGTGCAGGGCTGGCTCGATGTGAACTTCCTGCAAACCGAAAAAATGGGACTTAAATGGAGCTCCAAATATGCCTCCCGGTTTGCCGAGCAGTTCCGCAACATTTACCATTACGGCGCCGACGCTTTTTATTATCTGCCTGAAAACGAGTACACTGCCGGCGGAGCCAATGTGTACCAGAAAGGTACGCCGTTCGGGCCAGAGGCATTGGGCGTAAACCAGGGCAACTTCCGCACGCTGCTCAATACGTTTTACTCGTCGCTGAACTGGAACTGGAATCCCGGCCGGCATGACATCGCATTGATGGTCGGATACAGCCAGGAGGAGCAGAAATACCGCTGGCTGGGCGGCACGCGCAATGTGTTTCCAGTCAAAAATATGTACGAGCTCGATGGAATGGGACCATTAAACCAGACTACCACCGGCGGGCTCACCGAATGGGCGTTCCAATCGCTTTTCGGCCGGGCTACGTATGCATTGGCTTCGAAATACCTGTTGGAAGCGAATTTCCGGTATGACGGCACATCCCGCATTTACAAAGACAGCCGCTGGGGCTTTTTCCCGTCCGCGTCGGCCGGGTGGCGGATCAGCGAAGAGGCATTTATCCGTGACGGGGCAAGCTGGATCGACAACCTGAAATTGCGGGCTTCGTACGGGCTGCTCGGTAATGCCAACATCGGTGAATACCGGGTAGGCAATACAAACCTCGGTGAATATCCCTGGCAGGATACTTATGTCGCCACGACCTATGCTTTCAACGAAGCGCTGGGGCAGGGTGTTCAGCAAACCGCATTCCGCAACAGGGGACTTAAATGGGAAAAAACGACTATTGCCGACATCGGCCTCGATTTTAACCTGAAAAGCGACCTGATTTACGGTACGATAGATTGGTACAACAAGGTAACTACCGGAATCCTGGCCGGCGCCATCATCCCCGCCAGCGCAGGCATGTCGGCGCCGGTGATCAACTACGGCACGCTCAGAAACTACGGCCTGGAACTGGAATTGGGACACAAAGGCAAATTTGGGCAGGTTGAATACGGCATTAATGGGCAAGTATCCGTTAACCGCAACAAGGTCATCAAATTCCCCGCCCCCGCTTACAGCGACCGTATCATCATGGAAGGGCTGCCGTACCGCGACTATTACTTGTACGAATACACCGGCCTGTTCAAATCGGAGGAGGAGCTGAAAGCCGTGGTGACACCCGGTAACCCACAGCTCGGCGACATTAAATTCAAAGACCAGAACAACGATGGCAAGATCGACGGCGACGACCGCATTCGCGTGAAGGGCGCATATCCGGGCTTCATCTACTCTTTCGGAGGCAATGTGCGGTGGAAAAACTTTGACCTGGCGCTGTTCTTCCAGGGTGTGCAGGGGCAAAAAGTGAGAACATTTTTCTTTGGCGAAGATCCATTCTCGCAGGGCTCATCCCCGCATCCCAAGTTCCTCGACGCCTACGATCCCGTGACCAACCCCGACTCCGAAGTGCCGGCCATTTACGGCTGGGGATATGCTCCGATGACCGGCGGAACGGCCCAGAACTCGACTTATTTCCTCAAAGACGCGTCCTACCTGCGCCTGAAAAACGTGCAGATCGGCTACACCATACCGACTTCCGTCACCAAAAAAGTGGGTATCAATCATCTCAAAGTGTTCGTCACGGGAGATAACATCCTCACATTCACCAAATACCCCGACCTCGATCCCGAACGTGCGGGCGACGGCTGGCATGCGCAGTACCCGCAGCTGAAAGTGTATTCCGTGGGTTTGAACCTGAGATTCTGA
- a CDS encoding FecR family protein: MQRESYSTVTQFCDDTSFRNWASTGRDEAGWATWLDANPDKAQLARQARMLILAIGRESPDMQAGEADEALAQTWSRIRQQEGGRVVRFAVWWRAAAAVLILGVGLVWYFSHKYPGRQRAAGLPGPAVSGANGVMALHNASRVARLINLEDGSTIILQPGSRLSYPVKFAADRREVHLSGEAFFEISKNRRRPFLVYTHDIVTEVVGTSFRIKAPDDQPEVEVFVKTGQVHVRQIKAGNTADKVVLLPNQSVSFLKSQHVFEKPETKDIPKRAIEYLNFDFTDAHVETIFAAIESAYGVTIEYPKDAFRDCYLSTSLADEPLLSKLKIVCESISSGTQFRMEGDRVIIESTGCN, encoded by the coding sequence ATGCAGCGAGAAAGCTATTCTACCGTCACACAGTTTTGCGACGATACTTCATTCCGGAACTGGGCCAGCACCGGCCGGGACGAGGCCGGCTGGGCAACATGGCTCGACGCAAATCCCGACAAGGCGCAGCTTGCCCGGCAGGCGCGTATGCTCATTCTGGCCATCGGCAGGGAGTCGCCCGATATGCAGGCCGGTGAAGCCGACGAGGCCCTGGCCCAAACCTGGTCGCGGATCAGGCAGCAGGAAGGCGGCCGGGTGGTGCGGTTTGCGGTGTGGTGGCGGGCCGCTGCGGCGGTGCTCATCCTCGGCGTAGGCCTCGTGTGGTATTTTTCACATAAATATCCGGGGCGGCAGCGCGCGGCGGGGTTGCCCGGGCCCGCAGTGTCCGGAGCGAACGGCGTGATGGCGCTGCATAATGCATCCCGCGTGGCCCGGCTGATCAACCTTGAAGACGGCAGCACCATTATCCTGCAACCGGGCAGCAGGCTGAGCTACCCGGTGAAGTTCGCCGCCGATCGCCGCGAGGTGCATTTGTCGGGGGAAGCGTTTTTCGAGATCAGCAAAAACCGCCGCCGGCCGTTCCTGGTGTACACGCACGACATCGTCACAGAGGTGGTAGGCACCAGTTTCCGCATCAAAGCGCCCGACGACCAGCCCGAAGTAGAGGTTTTTGTAAAAACAGGACAAGTGCATGTCCGGCAGATCAAGGCCGGAAATACCGCAGACAAGGTCGTGCTGCTGCCCAATCAATCGGTCAGCTTCCTCAAATCGCAGCACGTATTTGAAAAGCCGGAAACGAAGGACATTCCGAAGCGGGCTATCGAATATCTGAATTTTGACTTTACCGACGCGCATGTCGAAACCATTTTCGCGGCGATCGAAAGCGCTTACGGCGTGACGATCGAATACCCGAAGGATGCGTTTCGGGACTGCTACCTTTCCACTTCACTTGCGGACGAACCGCTTCTTTCGAAATTGAAAATCGTATGCGAAAGCATCAGCTCGGGCACCCAGTTCCGGATGGAGGGTGACCGTGTCATCATTGAATCTACCGGATGTAACTAA